The following are encoded in a window of Halomarina salina genomic DNA:
- a CDS encoding YqcI/YcgG family protein — MNEPGEGALQDQATMAARAEADDAPAWLADHWRTFRDGLLGERNDTPFPCHFGSESVRAGDPLYTAVPSMTDRDALLGLRDTLYEYLQIYEDHSDRASLVTFFRPSPDVRTEADYHEALWHVLQFLHVHDPAPWPDDIPTDPDDSEWEFSFGGVPMFPTCRAPFYDQRTSRYCPVGLEITFQPRALFENLGVTADTDAGQHARDVIQDRLESYDGVCPHADLGDWGVEGDLEWPQYLFSQDESQAPDDCPMTVTRDHPRIDPKFDPRLATLLETSRP, encoded by the coding sequence ATGAACGAACCGGGGGAGGGGGCGCTGCAGGACCAGGCGACGATGGCGGCGCGGGCCGAGGCCGACGACGCGCCCGCGTGGCTGGCCGACCACTGGCGGACGTTCCGCGACGGCCTGCTCGGCGAGCGAAACGACACACCGTTCCCGTGCCACTTCGGCAGCGAGTCGGTGCGCGCGGGCGACCCGCTGTACACCGCCGTCCCGTCGATGACCGACCGGGACGCCCTGCTCGGCCTGCGGGACACGCTGTACGAGTATCTGCAGATCTACGAGGACCACTCCGACCGCGCGTCGCTGGTGACGTTCTTCCGGCCCTCACCGGACGTGCGGACGGAGGCCGACTACCACGAGGCGCTCTGGCACGTCCTCCAGTTCCTCCACGTCCACGACCCGGCCCCGTGGCCCGACGACATCCCGACGGACCCCGACGACAGCGAGTGGGAGTTCTCCTTCGGCGGCGTCCCGATGTTCCCGACGTGCCGTGCGCCGTTCTACGACCAGCGTACGAGCCGCTACTGCCCGGTCGGCCTGGAGATCACGTTCCAGCCCCGCGCCCTGTTCGAGAACCTGGGCGTCACCGCGGACACCGACGCCGGGCAGCACGCCCGCGACGTCATCCAGGACCGACTGGAGTCCTACGACGGCGTCTGTCCCCACGCCGACCTGGGCGACTGGGGCGTCGAGGGCGACCTGGAGTGGCCCCAGTACCTGTTCAGCCAGGACGAGTCACAGGCCCCCGACGACTGCCCGATGACCGTCACCCGCGACCACCCCCGCATCGACCCGAAGTTCGACCCGCGTCTCGCCACACTTCTGGAGACGTCCCGACCGTAG
- a CDS encoding M48 family metallopeptidase, with protein sequence MRLAVRLALAVVGVAVLATYLAGAVLVTALLVDVARGVDPATFLASFALLTVALGYLSYRTGTARVLAGIDASDLPRERAPRLYARLDDLCDRMDLDVPRLMLVRTRTPNAFALGSTVVLDRALFRLLSLDELTAILAHELAHVERRDGLVSSLVYSLAQTLVGLLALALFPVALVLSGVARATALAAGQPLDWRTTLAGRVRTRLDRLVAGLLVASSALVMARSRRRELAADDRAAEVTGDPMALARALARIEGPTWPFVREESPMSRLLATHPDTDERIERLRERADRTATRIEIR encoded by the coding sequence ATGCGACTCGCCGTCCGTCTCGCGCTGGCGGTCGTCGGCGTGGCCGTCCTCGCGACGTACCTCGCCGGTGCGGTGCTGGTGACCGCCCTGCTCGTCGACGTCGCTCGCGGCGTCGACCCCGCGACGTTCCTCGCCTCGTTCGCCCTCCTCACGGTCGCGCTGGGGTATCTGAGCTACCGCACCGGGACGGCCCGCGTCCTCGCGGGCATCGACGCGAGTGACCTTCCCCGCGAGCGCGCACCGCGACTGTACGCCCGCCTCGACGACCTGTGTGACCGCATGGACCTCGACGTTCCCCGGCTGATGCTGGTCCGGACGCGGACCCCGAACGCGTTCGCGCTCGGTAGCACGGTCGTCCTCGACCGCGCGCTGTTCCGTCTGCTCTCGCTCGACGAACTGACGGCCATCCTGGCCCACGAACTCGCGCACGTCGAGCGCCGCGACGGCCTCGTGAGTTCGCTCGTCTACAGCCTCGCACAGACGCTCGTCGGACTGCTGGCGCTCGCGCTGTTCCCGGTCGCGCTGGTGCTGTCGGGGGTCGCCCGGGCGACCGCGCTGGCCGCCGGACAGCCACTGGACTGGCGGACGACGCTCGCGGGCCGGGTCAGGACGCGCCTCGACAGGCTGGTCGCGGGCCTCCTCGTCGCGAGCTCCGCGCTCGTGATGGCGCGCTCGCGTCGCCGGGAACTCGCCGCGGACGACCGCGCCGCCGAGGTGACGGGCGACCCGATGGCGCTGGCGCGGGCGCTCGCCCGCATCGAGGGGCCGACGTGGCCGTTCGTCCGCGAGGAGAGTCCGATGTCACGGCTGCTCGCGACCCACCCCGACACCGACGAGCGCATCGAGCGACTGCGCGAGCGGGCGGACCGGACGGCGACGCGTATCGAGATACGGTGA
- a CDS encoding 5'-deoxyadenosine deaminase: MLLQGTVVADATTVVDDGAVVVDGDRIAAVGDREALRDRYPDHERREFDVLAPGLVGAHVHSVQSLGRGIADDTALLDWLFEHVLPMEASLDAEGMRVAAELGYLECLESGVTGVVDHLSVNHADEAFEAAGELGIRGRIGKVLMDKDSPDGLEEDTDAALRESKRLVDRHHDTHDGRIQYALTPRFAVSCTEACLRGVRDIADANDGVRIHTHASENRDEIAAVEAETGMRNVHWLDEVGLTGEDVVLAHCVHTSESEREVLAETGTHVTYCPSSNMKLASGVAPVVDYLDRGINVALGNDGPPCNNTLDAFTEMRQASLLQKVEALDPTATPAGTVFEMATRNGALAAGFDDVGCLREGWKADVVGLTTDLTRATPLHDVLSHLVFATHGDDVRFTMVDGEVLYDDGELATGDAAAIREKAREVASGLPTAD; this comes from the coding sequence ATGCTACTACAGGGAACCGTCGTCGCCGACGCGACGACCGTCGTGGACGACGGCGCGGTGGTCGTCGACGGCGACCGCATCGCCGCCGTGGGGGACCGCGAGGCCCTCCGCGACCGCTACCCCGACCACGAGCGCCGCGAGTTCGACGTGCTCGCACCGGGCCTCGTCGGCGCGCACGTCCACTCCGTCCAGTCGCTCGGGCGGGGCATCGCCGACGACACCGCACTGCTGGACTGGCTGTTCGAGCACGTCCTGCCGATGGAGGCGTCGCTCGACGCCGAGGGGATGCGCGTCGCCGCCGAACTGGGCTACCTGGAGTGTCTCGAATCCGGCGTCACGGGCGTCGTCGACCACCTCTCGGTCAACCACGCCGACGAGGCGTTCGAGGCGGCGGGCGAGCTGGGTATCCGCGGGCGCATCGGGAAGGTGCTGATGGACAAGGACTCGCCCGACGGGCTGGAGGAGGACACCGACGCCGCGCTGCGGGAGTCGAAGCGACTCGTCGACCGCCACCACGACACGCACGACGGGCGCATCCAGTACGCGCTCACGCCGCGGTTCGCCGTCTCCTGCACCGAGGCGTGCCTGCGCGGCGTCCGCGACATCGCCGACGCCAACGACGGCGTCCGCATCCACACCCACGCCTCGGAGAACCGCGACGAGATAGCGGCCGTCGAGGCCGAGACCGGGATGCGCAACGTCCACTGGCTCGACGAGGTGGGGCTGACGGGCGAGGACGTCGTGCTGGCTCACTGCGTCCACACGAGCGAGTCGGAACGCGAGGTGCTCGCCGAGACGGGAACGCACGTCACCTACTGCCCGAGTTCGAACATGAAACTCGCTTCGGGCGTCGCGCCGGTCGTCGACTACCTCGACCGGGGTATCAACGTCGCGCTCGGTAACGACGGGCCGCCCTGCAACAACACGCTCGACGCGTTCACCGAGATGCGCCAGGCCAGTCTGCTCCAGAAGGTCGAGGCGCTCGACCCGACGGCGACGCCCGCCGGGACGGTGTTCGAGATGGCGACGCGCAACGGCGCGCTTGCTGCAGGATTCGACGACGTCGGCTGCCTCCGCGAGGGCTGGAAGGCCGACGTCGTCGGGCTCACCACGGACCTGACGCGGGCGACGCCGCTCCACGACGTCCTCTCGCATCTCGTGTTCGCCACTCACGGCGACGACGTGCGGTTCACGATGGTCGACGGCGAGGTGCTGTACGACGACGGCGAACTCGCCACCGGCGACGCGGCGGCCATCCGCGAGAAGGCGCGAGAGGTCGCGAGCGGCCTGCCGACCGCGGACTGA
- a CDS encoding AbrB/MazE/SpoVT family DNA-binding domain-containing protein produces MSGDRVEAESEVVSGQVTIPERIRRELDIEDGDALRWALEADGTVHVEIDHRYGETFASFEGYDGDAETDATTDHDAWGVE; encoded by the coding sequence ATGAGCGGCGACCGGGTCGAGGCCGAAAGCGAGGTCGTGAGCGGGCAGGTCACCATCCCTGAGCGAATCCGACGTGAACTCGACATCGAAGATGGCGACGCCCTCCGTTGGGCTCTCGAAGCTGACGGGACTGTCCACGTCGAGATCGACCACCGATACGGAGAGACGTTCGCTTCGTTCGAGGGGTACGATGGCGACGCGGAGACGGACGCGACGACCGACCACGACGCGTGGGGTGTCGAGTAA
- a CDS encoding right-handed parallel beta-helix repeat-containing protein yields MTTKSLAVAFAALTVLSGVVAGVAVTGTAAAAPSDVSSCTVIDEPGEYRLTTDITNESTSSCIEIEAENVTFDGDGHTIDGVDGDGSGILSGYGEDVVKNVVVRNFESGLVVNTNNVDVQDSVFADNTVGVQAIMGGGVFENVTVTRNVNGVESTGALTYRASSIVDNEENGIEGGTYADPTLEGSLVADNGESGISVTDGTITSENTTYRNNGGYGFTIALGTVDSTDDTIVDNAAGGVHSSGETSLDGTTVEDNGGNGIDSTQTDLGYTGLDVTDSVIRGNDGDGVLVGLPYGSAEIHGSVIADNADLGVNNTGSEVANATGSFWGASDGPSSADDEDAPFADPETGALANGSGDGVSENASQSGVSNVHFDSYLTENPFADDGDDGTDDGDDGTDDGADDGQDDSDDESNESDDGTSGDDGASDGDDSENDSDDSDDDADDGQNGDDGQSGQDSPAYQIDVATGDVIEQLGVDGDDADDAPDFYGEQGRLLQATTMTADGAVTGAYAVPDGEVTKSLNGCAVSYEAVSYDASSGEVTLDVSVSDDANCEDVTLTLAGYELPGDDTTFVREHADGQELVDHRTVTLASGDDTTVTIDLDG; encoded by the coding sequence TCGCCGCCCTGACGGTCCTCTCCGGTGTCGTCGCCGGCGTCGCCGTCACCGGGACGGCCGCCGCGGCCCCCTCCGACGTCTCGTCGTGTACGGTCATCGACGAACCCGGGGAGTATCGACTGACGACCGACATCACCAACGAGAGCACCTCGAGTTGTATCGAGATCGAGGCCGAGAACGTCACGTTCGACGGCGACGGTCACACCATCGACGGCGTGGACGGTGACGGGAGCGGCATCCTCTCCGGGTACGGGGAGGACGTCGTGAAGAACGTCGTCGTCCGTAACTTCGAATCCGGCCTGGTCGTCAACACTAACAACGTCGACGTTCAGGATAGCGTCTTCGCCGACAACACGGTCGGCGTCCAGGCAATCATGGGCGGCGGCGTCTTCGAGAACGTCACCGTGACGCGGAACGTCAACGGCGTCGAGTCGACCGGGGCCCTGACGTACCGCGCGAGCAGCATCGTCGACAACGAGGAGAACGGCATCGAGGGTGGGACGTACGCCGACCCGACCCTCGAGGGCAGCCTCGTCGCCGACAACGGTGAGAGCGGCATCTCGGTCACCGACGGTACCATCACCAGCGAGAACACCACCTACCGGAACAACGGTGGCTACGGCTTCACCATCGCTCTCGGGACCGTCGACTCGACCGACGACACCATCGTCGACAACGCGGCCGGTGGCGTCCACAGCAGCGGTGAGACCAGCCTCGACGGAACGACCGTCGAGGACAACGGCGGGAACGGTATCGACAGTACCCAGACCGACCTCGGCTACACCGGTCTCGACGTCACCGACAGCGTGATTCGCGGCAACGACGGCGACGGCGTGCTGGTCGGTCTCCCCTACGGAAGCGCGGAGATCCACGGCAGCGTCATCGCCGACAACGCCGATCTCGGCGTGAACAACACCGGTTCCGAAGTGGCCAACGCGACGGGTAGCTTCTGGGGCGCGAGCGACGGTCCCTCCAGCGCGGACGACGAGGACGCCCCGTTCGCGGACCCCGAGACGGGAGCCCTCGCGAACGGCAGCGGTGACGGCGTCAGCGAGAACGCCAGCCAGTCGGGCGTCTCGAACGTCCACTTCGATTCGTACCTGACCGAGAACCCGTTCGCCGACGACGGTGACGACGGGACCGACGACGGTGACGACGGCACCGATGACGGTGCAGACGACGGCCAGGACGACTCAGACGACGAATCGAACGAGTCGGACGACGGCACCAGCGGTGACGACGGTGCCAGTGACGGTGACGATTCCGAGAACGACTCGGATGACTCCGACGACGATGCTGACGACGGGCAGAACGGCGACGACGGCCAGAGCGGCCAGGACTCGCCCGCCTACCAGATCGACGTCGCGACGGGCGACGTCATCGAGCAGCTGGGTGTCGACGGCGACGACGCCGACGACGCACCCGACTTCTACGGCGAACAGGGTCGCCTCCTCCAGGCGACGACGATGACCGCCGACGGTGCGGTCACCGGCGCGTACGCGGTGCCCGACGGCGAGGTCACGAAGTCCCTGAACGGCTGTGCGGTCAGCTACGAGGCGGTGAGCTACGACGCCTCCAGCGGCGAGGTCACGCTCGACGTGAGCGTGAGCGACGACGCGAACTGCGAGGACGTGACGCTGACGCTCGCCGGGTACGAACTGCCCGGCGACGACACCACGTTCGTCCGCGAGCACGCGGACGGCCAGGAACTCGTCGACCACCGGACCGTCACGCTCGCATCCGGCGACGACACGACGGTCACCATCGACCTCGACGGCTGA
- a CDS encoding DUF502 domain-containing protein, whose translation MESWRRDMVRGLALVVPVALVVAVCAILYTWVASLGVPEGYPAPVRVALVVIGFVCVVITVGRVMSTALGPFVDDAMDATANRLPVLRVVYNAAKFTTRRLLANDERTRKPVKVESWPGQWMTGFRTGVRAPDGDVMVFLPGAPDPTSGMLVAADPDRVEDADESASAALIRIISCGFSSGDEFDEGSRETEQ comes from the coding sequence ATGGAATCGTGGCGACGCGACATGGTGCGGGGGCTGGCGCTCGTCGTGCCGGTCGCGCTCGTCGTCGCGGTCTGTGCCATCCTGTACACGTGGGTCGCCTCCCTCGGGGTGCCCGAGGGCTACCCCGCCCCGGTCCGCGTCGCCCTCGTCGTGATCGGGTTCGTCTGCGTCGTCATCACCGTGGGCCGAGTGATGAGCACCGCGCTCGGCCCGTTCGTCGACGACGCGATGGACGCGACGGCCAACCGCCTGCCGGTCCTCCGGGTCGTCTACAACGCCGCGAAGTTCACCACGCGGCGACTGCTCGCGAACGACGAGCGCACCCGGAAACCGGTGAAGGTGGAGTCCTGGCCCGGCCAGTGGATGACCGGCTTCCGGACCGGCGTCCGCGCGCCCGACGGCGACGTGATGGTGTTCCTGCCCGGCGCGCCCGACCCGACCTCCGGGATGCTCGTCGCCGCCGACCCCGACCGCGTCGAGGACGCCGACGAGTCGGCCTCCGCGGCACTCATCCGCATCATCTCCTGTGGCTTCTCCAGTGGCGACGAGTTCGACGAGGGGTCACGGGAGACCGAGCAGTGA
- a CDS encoding mechanosensitive ion channel family protein — MSGLWTVQSGNESENGTTTDGDVSQVFQPDEVGPVGRALREWGVPPGYAEPLGAIVTFLVLLALFYGAVRVVVVPVADRAFAARGLKRNARRPLLRLVRVVTLAVAAAVAFAVAGYGGLLSGLTTIGAAATLAVGFALKDLLANFVAGVFIYADRPFRIGDWIEWPASGDLPNAGVVTDITFRVTRVQTFDNELLTIPNSKLTNDVVMNPTARGKLRVNFEFGIGYEDDIDQATRIIVEEAERHPDVLDLPEPMVTLSENPLADSYVGLVARFWIENPNRGKYLRVRSEFVKAVKQRFDAADIDIPYPQLDVSGSIETRGPRRR, encoded by the coding sequence ATGAGCGGGTTGTGGACGGTCCAGTCCGGCAACGAGTCGGAGAACGGGACCACGACGGACGGGGACGTCAGTCAGGTGTTCCAGCCCGACGAGGTGGGGCCGGTCGGGCGAGCGCTCCGGGAGTGGGGCGTCCCGCCGGGGTACGCCGAACCCCTCGGAGCCATCGTGACTTTCCTCGTCCTCCTGGCCCTCTTCTACGGGGCTGTCCGGGTGGTCGTCGTGCCGGTGGCCGACCGCGCGTTCGCCGCACGGGGGCTCAAACGCAACGCGCGGCGACCGCTGTTGCGACTCGTCCGTGTCGTCACGCTCGCCGTCGCGGCGGCCGTGGCGTTCGCCGTCGCCGGCTACGGCGGCCTGCTGTCCGGGTTGACGACCATCGGCGCGGCCGCGACGCTCGCCGTCGGCTTCGCGCTGAAGGACCTGCTGGCGAACTTCGTCGCCGGGGTGTTCATCTACGCCGACCGGCCGTTCCGCATCGGCGACTGGATCGAGTGGCCCGCCTCCGGCGACCTGCCGAACGCGGGCGTCGTCACGGACATCACGTTCCGCGTGACCCGCGTCCAGACGTTCGACAACGAGTTGCTGACGATTCCGAACAGCAAGCTCACCAACGACGTCGTGATGAACCCCACCGCCCGAGGGAAACTCCGGGTGAACTTCGAGTTCGGCATCGGCTACGAGGACGACATCGACCAGGCGACGCGCATCATCGTCGAGGAGGCCGAGCGCCACCCGGACGTCCTCGACCTGCCCGAGCCGATGGTGACGCTCTCGGAGAACCCGCTGGCGGACTCCTACGTCGGCCTCGTCGCGCGGTTCTGGATCGAGAACCCCAACCGCGGGAAGTACCTGCGCGTCCGCAGCGAGTTCGTCAAGGCCGTCAAGCAGCGCTTCGACGCGGCCGACATCGACATCCCGTACCCACAGCTCGACGTCTCGGGGTCCATCGAGACGCGCGGCCCGAGGCGGCGCTGA